ATTTGAGAGTTATAGAAGATATAATGATTGTTATTGTAGGTTATTTTTAGGTGAGTTTACTTTAGCTATTGCTCTACATTGCGTATATAACTAGTCTTGTCTTATATAATCACGATTGAAATGAGCCCTTTATATTATCTGAATTACCTAGCCACTTCTAAGTTTAGgcaaaaacaataaatcatAAATATAAGATTgggtatatatatacaagaaataaaaaactgGAAAAAGGAACCCCATCTTTGTCCATTCCTCACAACTAACCACTTGACATCTCTATAATTTACTTAAAAAGTTGTTATTTTTGATGGttgaattgttttctttactcaatttgattcttctCCATCTAAggaaattttcattttgaatAGCCTTCAAATTCTCTTTTGGATCAAGCATAGTCCATAACCATTCAGGATATTCTGAGTCTTCTTTAGCAACGGGTTCATCACCTTTTTTGAATACTTTCAAGTTCAACACAGTACCTGCTGGACATGTTGATTTGGGAGTAGTTGTAGTGGTTTCATTAAATCTAGTTGATGACACTGTGAGTTGTCTAGTGTTTATTATGGGAGAAACTCTCTTGAAAGTTACTTTGGATATACTTCTAAACATTGTAAATGATAATGGATCTCTATTAATTCTGGTATGATCTTGAACTTGCTCTATGATTGGGGTTatgaatgaaaattttctttctctgttttctttgttgaGTTCGTGTGAGTCTGCTCAAATTACCTAGGTGTTAGCTTTTCTTTCGACtgaaaattttatttgtaACCAACCTAtgcaccaccaccacacaCACAACAATACGCAGCAAAAGAAggaagcaaaaaaaaaaatttttttttttttttttcacgGAATCTTCTCTTATTACTTTCAAAATCTATTTAAACACATTGAATTAATAGATTGTAATATGGcaccaaaaaagaaaggagtTGTTGAAAAACCAATTTTATTGGGTAGACCAGGTAATAACTTAAAATCCGGTATTGTTGGGTTAGCCAATGTTGGTAAATCCACTTTTTTCCAAGCAATTACTAGATCTCCTTTAGGTAACCCTGCCAATTATCCATTCGCCACTATTGATCCTGAAGAAGCCAGGGTCATTGTCCCATCACCAAGATTCGATAAATTATGTGAATTGTATAAACCAAAAAGTGAAGTTCCAGCCTTTTTGACTGTTTATGACATTGCTGGTTTAACTAAAGGTGCTCATGCCGGTGAAGGTTTAGGTAACAATTTCTTAGCCAATATCAGAGCTGTCGATTCTATTTTCCAAATGGTCAGATGTTTCGATGATGCTGATATCATTCATATTAACGACGAAGTTAACCCAATAGCTGATTTGGATATCATCAAGGATGAATTGAGATTGAAAGATATTGATTTCGCCAATACTTATTTGGAAGGTGTTGAAAAGATTGCTAAAAGAGGTGGACAATCTTTAGAAGttaaacaaaagaaagaagaagccGAATTTGTCAAGAAAGTTATTCAAATGTTAGAAGATGGTAAAAGAATTGCTAACCAAACTTGGACTGCTAAAGAAGTTGATGTCATCAATCAAATGTTATTGTTGACTGCCAAGCCATGTATCTACTTGATCAATTTGTCCGAAAAAGATTACATTagaaagaagaacaagTACTTGTTAAAGATTAAAGAATGGGTTGATACCAATTCCCCAGGTGATTTGATTGTGCCACTTTCTGTTTCTTTCGAAGAAAAGTTGGCTAGCATGGAATCTGACGAAGAAAGAGAAGCTTATTGTAAAGAAATTGGTGCTCAATCTGCCTTACCAAAAATCATTGTTGCCATGAGACAAAAATTGGACTTGATTTCCTTTTTCACTGGTGGTCCAGACGAAGTTAGAGAATGGACCATTAGAAAATGGTACACTGCTCCACAAGCAGCTGGTACTATTCACACAGATTTAGAAAGAACATTTATATTGGCACAAGTCATTAAATATGaagatttgattgaatatGGTGATGAAAACAGTGTTAGAGCTGCTGGTAAATTAATGCAAAAGGGTAAGGATTACTTTGTTGAAGATGGGGATATCATTTATATCAAAGCCGCCGATGGTAAAGCCCGTTAAGGGGGTAGCATGCTTGTTTTTGTGTATAGTATAATGAACATACATTTGCCATTAGCTAGGATGACTTTGAGTATagaagggggggggggtcTTGTTGTGGGTGTACTCTTCAGCTGTGACCGCATGCAATTCCAGAACAAGGCTTATATAGATTTGCTCAAGGAACCTGCAGAaaaattctctttttcttctgcGTTGCCAAATGTTTTTACAACCAATCCATAAAGACATACAATATATTTAAGAATCCCCTTTATTTCACTTTACTGAAAGTTGTTTTAATATTTCCTAACCAGTTTTTAGGTGTTATTCTAGagttctctttttctttccatGTTTGTTTCTTTCAGGTAAATGTTGCCgcaattgaattattccGCAACAATAAATtaggcaaaaaaaaaaaaaataaaataaaatgaaatgaaacgAAAACAAGGCTTAAATTTTCACGTCTGAAATCTGGATATCCACCAGTAGTATATAGATCACCATGTGGCCCctgttgaatttttttttttttccttcaaTTTATCTTTCTTCTTGAAAATAGTCcttatatttttgaattcataAGATCATCAACGGCTTAACATTCTACTGATCTCACTACAATACAATCTCACATTCAAGCAATTACAGAAAAGTGTAAAGTTAAATATCAGGCACAGCACCTTTGTAGATgaacaaaacaaacaacaacagacAATGAAAAATGAGGTTcacattgaaaaaaatatcatttgTATTGATAACATTATTGACAATACTGATAGGATATTTATTACTACAgtcaattgatttacaaCGTATACGGGAACTTTTACATGATGATGAGAAATTTGATCTCGAGAGTCTAAAGCAAGCAAGTTTGGAGATAAGAAAAGAGATACATTATACAAATTATCTATTCAGTGGATATGATAATTTTACCAAACAGTTTTCTGATGACGAAACCATCAAGCAGACTTCATTAAATGACAAATGCAAACTAGTTTTCAATCAGTGGAAAGTATCACATCcagattttgaatttaaaacttTCGAACCTGAATATGAACGATACGATAAATCTTCAGATCGTAAGGAgttatttttcaaagagagaattaatgaattgagGAAGCGTTTTGAAAAGGATGGTAATAATAGGGATAAAAAATTCACATTATCAAGACTGGACAATAAAACCATATCCCATGAGTATATGAAGAATGTGAAGCGTTCAAAAAATGTGTTGCAATTTATGGCTGATTTCGTATCAATGATGAGATTGTATGGCAAGTGCTTTTTTGGAAGAGAATTGGATGACGAATTAAATTCTATTTACACTGAGTATAGGGGGAAACTTTTCCCATTTATAACCAACCAAGCTCCCAAATTTAGAAAAGTTGGAGAAAGTGAAGAATCTGGCTGGCCAATTTATGATGATcagaaaaatattattgacAGAAAAACGGAATTTGGTAATAATCCAATTGAATTCCTTCAGAAGAACTCTAAGGGTAGGGGAATAGTTATATCTGTATCAACCAGATATGCAAAGGATACCATGAGATTAATTAAAATACTCCGAGCATTAAATAATAGACTACCTATACAAATTGTATTTAAAAATGACATTACCAAGAAAAACATTGAACTTTTGGAGTTTGCTGCGGTTGCAACTCCtgaagaattatttgatcCGGAAATAATTCGAGATGGCGCTAAATTTATGCCcgaattgaatttattagaaaACTATAAGAATTATGGTTCTGAGTTCCCAGTTCAAGATTTGACTTTTGTCAACATTGTCGGTTGTGTTTCACGACCCTATAGATTTTCGTTCCCAGGTTATTCTAACAAGATTTTGGCAATGCTTTATTCTTCCTTTGAAGAAGtgattttgtttgatgCAGATGTTGTACCTACAGTGAACCCACAggaattttttgattcgAAATACTATAAATTGTCGGGGACTTATTTTTTCCAAGACCGGTCATTACGAGATTTCAATGATTTCATAGAGACAAATTTCTTTAGTACTTTATTTCCAAGTAACGAAAAATCTATTGACACTTTCTTTGATATTCCTAGAGTTGGTGAGAAAACTTTcgataataaatatatgaCCGGCTGGAGACATTATCAGGAAGCTGGAGTTGTTGCCTACAATAAGATGCAACATTTCTTAGGACTTTTAATGATGTTCCCATTAGCGCTTTGGACTGAGCCAGTGCAGTCTTCAATTTGGGGCGACAAAGAAATGTATTGGTTGGGTTTGTCAATGGCAGGAGATGAGAATTATGAATTTAATCATTATGCAGCAGCATCTGTTGGTGAAAAAGCTACTGAACAAAAGCACAAGTATTACCCTAATTCTGAAAGCAATGAAGTATGTTCGACGCATCCTGGtcatattgatgaaaatgggAAGTTGTTGTGGATAAATTCTGGGTTTAGTTATTGCAAAAAGAATGGGTATTTCAGAGATAAAGGTAAATTCCCATTTTCGACATTTGAACTCAGGGATTTGGTTAAGCTTTATAGTTCACCAATAAAGATTAGAGCAGGACTTATCCCACCAGATTTACCTAATCATCGAGAACCAGGAAGCCCCCCTGACACCAACCCTGAAATGGAATTTCGCAAATCCTGGAAATCACGTAAAAAGGATATTGACGAAATCAACGATAAATTACCTGAAGGTCAAGAACCATATGATTTTATTAGTGAATGGGGACCTCAAAAGGGGTGGGTCAAAAATGGGATCTGTTctggttattattattgtgcTTATGACAAAATAACTAGTTATTCATCTGAAAGAGAGTTTGACACTGGGACActtgttgaatttgattcCAAATCGAAcgaattatttgattatttaagTAAAATATGGCATACTGGTGGATCCAAAATGATGCCAAAAGTTAAATTAGAAACTGATAAATCTGGAACTGATCCagataaacaacaacaggaGAGTTGAGAATTTGAAACAGGTAATATAAAAACATACCAGGCACGGTCAATTTATAGAGTTATTTATATGTACTGTTCTGAGTTTTCACTATATCCACAATGCTATTGGATTTTATGTATTAAATATGTATGAATATATAGACCTTTAAGGGGTTTTTTGTAATACAACGGCATGAGTTGCCATTGGtttaattatcaattgtttatctttatcAGAATAGCTTGAGTCTTCAAGGTTCTGTTCCACCAACtcattaaatttttgtctaattttttgcttttcaTTATCCGATTTTTCAGTGATATAAGATCTTGTCTCCCAATATTTCCAAGCATCATTCTTGGCAACA
This is a stretch of genomic DNA from Candida dubliniensis CD36 chromosome 1, complete sequence. It encodes these proteins:
- a CDS encoding alpha-1,3-mannosyltransferase, putative (Similar to S. cerevisiae MNT2); this encodes MRFTLKKISFVLITLLTISIGYLLLQSIDLQRIRELLHDDEKFDLESLKQASLEIRKEIHYTNYLFSGYDNFTKQFSDDETIKQTSLNDKCKLVFNQWKVSHPDFEFKTFEPEYERYDKSSDRKELFFKERINELRKRFEKDGNNRDKKFTLSRSDNKTISHEYMKNVKRSKNVLQFMADFVSMMRLYGKCFFGRELDDELNSIYTEYRGKLFPFITNQAPKFRKVGESEESGWPIYDDQKNIIDRKTEFGNNPIEFLQKNSKGRGIVISVSTRYAKDTMRLIKILRALNNRLPIQIVFKNDITKKNIELLEFAAVATPEELFDPEIIRDGAKFMPELNLLENYKNYGSEFPVQDLTFVNIVGCVSRPYRFSFPGYSNKILAMLYSSFEEVILFDADVVPTVNPQEFFDSKYYKLSGTYFFQDRSLRDFNDFIETNFFSTLFPSNEKSIDTFFDIPRVGEKTFDNKYMTGWRHYQEAGVVAYNKMQHFLGLLMMFPLALWTEPVQSSIWGDKEMYWLGLSMAGDENYEFNHYAAASVGEKATEQKHKYYPNSESNEVCSTHPGHIDENGKLLWINSGFSYCKKNGYFRDKGKFPFSTFELRDLVKLYSSPIKIRAGLIPPDLPNHREPGSPPDTNPEMEFRKSWKSRKKDIDEINDKLPEGQEPYDFISEWGPQKGWVKNGICSGYYYCAYDKITSYSSEREFDTGTLVEFDSKSNELFDYLSKIWHTGGSKMMPKVKLETDKSGTDPDKQQQES
- a CDS encoding mitochondrial 54S ribosomal protein YmL37 (Similar to C. albicans MRPL37); translation: MFRSISKVTFKRVSPIINTRQLTVSSTRFNETTTTTPKSTCPAGTVLNLKVFKKGDEPVAKEDSEYPEWLWTMLDPKENLKAIQNENFLRWRRIKLSKENNSTIKNNNFLSKL
- a CDS encoding uncharacterized protein (GTP-binding protein, putative) encodes the protein MAPKKKGVVEKPILLGRPGNNLKSGIVGLANVGKSTFFQAITRSPLGNPANYPFATIDPEEARVIVPSPRFDKLCELYKPKSEVPAFLTVYDIAGLTKGAHAGEGLGNNFLANIRAVDSIFQMVRCFDDADIIHINDEVNPIADLDIIKDELRLKDIDFANTYLEGVEKIAKRGGQSLEVKQKKEEAEFVKKVIQMLEDGKRIANQTWTAKEVDVINQMLLLTAKPCIYLINLSEKDYIRKKNKYLLKIKEWVDTNSPGDLIVPLSVSFEEKLASMESDEEREAYCKEIGAQSALPKIIVAMRQKLDLISFFTGGPDEVREWTIRKWYTAPQAAGTIHTDLERTFILAQVIKYEDLIEYGDENSVRAAGKLMQKGKDYFVEDGDIIYIKAADGKAR